AATTGTGTTAGAGGTTcgtaaaattgaatcaaatcaaaatttcatgtataaaattacataaaatcgTAGCTCATATATAACATTgcatatttgtataattttaatatttatcttttttatattttgttaaaattttttccattttagtacatcaactatcaatttaatcttgttttattccaaaaaattagaattagaattagaaaaaaaaataccacTTGCAGTAGGAGCAGAAGCAGGGCTTTGGAGACCACCATTGGAAGAGGAGCTCTTGGAAAGCTGATAGAAAACTTGGGCTTCTGGGGAATTGGGATCCATGTGCAACAGCTCTGCATGTTCCTCAGTCAATTATTTATCTAtcattctaaaagaaaaaagataaaataaaattctattataatatacatttggtacttgagttttgctttaatattcaatttagtacttaaaaattttgtcccattttagtacctaaatttgaattcaattttcactttggtaccaatttctttttcaatttgatacttgaaGTTTTTTTTGTCTCGGTAAAGTACTTGAGtttggcttcaatgttcaatttggtacctgaaCTTTTTGTATCCCAATTAAGTacctatatttatttattaaagcaCATATGTCAAACATTCATTGGGTCACGTGATGTCATTTAGTCTGGGTACTAAATTGAACATCGAAGCCAAACTCTAACcttaagtatcaaattgaacattaaaatcaaactcaggtactaaacaatatattaaccttttaaaaaaacagTGTGGTTGTTGACACTACTAGTATTTTCCATAAAAGAATTGCCTTAAATACACTTACCAACTTCATAAGCATATCTAGTAagcaaattttgatataatacaCTAATAATGTcattgaactaaaatttaaagggaaaatatgcaatttagtcccttcttaaaaaatgaaactttaaattaatatacgatcaaattaaacttcaaacccctcaaaaatttaataaatgatacctctaaaatatttataatttaattccggCTCTGAGTAAAAAAATTCTAGATTTGATCCTgccaattatatatatacatatatgtatgatGTAAAAGCGTACCAGGGCACTTGGAAATATTAGCAGGTGCGTTGCAAACAGAAGGCAAAGACAAAGCAAGTGTGACATTGATATTAAGACCAAGGTCAGGATCATTTCGATCTTTAATTATAATACACAAACACTTCTTGTTGTTCTTCAGAACTTGTTTCAGACCACTGCAACAATCCGGTGTAGGTGCCTTAGCATTTCCCCCGACATAAGGCAAACATGTCGCCAACCCTACTAGCTGCTCCGTGCACTCCTCTTTGTCTTTGTCTTCCCCTGAATCTCCTCCCATAACGCCAGCGGCACTGACCATGAATATCGTTGCTATAACTAGCACCAATATTCTAAGTTTAAGACATAGTTCATCGCTGTTTAACATGCTGCTAAGGTGTTTGATAAAAAAACGCAAATGAACCAAACACGCACAGCTGCCTGAAAACTCAACTGGAACGGAGCTTAATATGGTTTTTGGTAGGTTATATATAATGGATTGTAGTGGTTGAGCCTGGGGAAACTGAAGTGGCATGTCcacacttgtaataaaatatgGGGGGATGAGGTGGTTGGCTATCATTTGTAGATTTCATTAGTGTTTTTGAGTGTAATAATTAAAGTGGCATTTGCAGTCTAGTGCACTTCCATTGCTTTTAGCTTTTGTTCACATTGTCTCGGCTCCTTATAAAGTTGAggcttttctttttggttttacATTACGCGTGATGGGAAACTGGTTGGTGTGAGGGGTTCAACCGGTAATGCACTGCCACTTGTCAtgctttttatctttttatttaaaaaatagcaaattagtccctacaTGTTAAaccaaagagtaaattggtcctttctgttaaaaattttatccatttgtactattaaaaattagcaTTACTGATGGAATAACTAGACAGTTACATGCGGCGTGTCACATGTACCTCATGTTGATGTATAATAACTACCttttaatattagaaataagttaatttttaacaaaaaggccaatttgttctttgatttgatctaacgtacatggaataatttgtccatttttttagtaaatgaggcaaaatacaatctaaatcCTAATATAAAGGCCTCTATTGTACTTTTTCACTTATTcgagttttattattttgtctaTAAAAAATGTCTCATAATCTACCGATTGACTGATCAGATCGGTTGAATTGAGAACTAGTTGATATATTGATTTGGATGTAAGAGTTAAATCGGTCTTTGAACAAACCATTCAAAActgataaaaaaacaaaaatcaagacAAAATATTGAAGATGTAACTAGTTGATTTGGTTTTGtagtttttttaatgtgttctttaaatttttatgattatttgattttttattaaattattagtggATTGACAATCAACTGGTTGAACTGAGAGTCGATGATTTGATCGATTTGATCATCATTTCGATTATTAAAACACCGATAATTCAAAAGTTGGACGTAGAGATATTCATGGGCCAAGTCGGGTCTCCATCAAACCTATATATGTTATTAGTAATTTCACAGTTACTCAAGTTTTAGTCTAGTCTGAAATATCAACCTCAAATTTTGCTTAAAtctgtttatattttaaattctattatattactttttaaattttattttcctgtttttaatttaatatatattctattattaaaattttaaatacatcgttaacatatatattttttaatgtttatatgatggtattatataaattattgtagatttgttttttaatgatacaaattacataattattgAAAACAGAAAATAAGATAAGTCCACATTCTCGGACCTTGAacgttaaaatttaaattaactcatattttaaacaaatttatttatttttatttaaatttatattcataatgtttttaccaaaaaattcacaaatttgaataattaaccCAACTCTcaagtaatatttaaattgagaaaatcaaTCTCACATAAACTAATTAAAGACTATATGATCACCACAAGAGAATAATCTTCACAAATgaaagtaattttaattaaattttaggtgacaattagataaattttatcattgagCCCTTTTAAATcgtttaatttcaaattatttttagtgtgaAATGTCACTTatcaaatctttttttttcacacatacttttttatatttcaagGCATGCATGATGACCAAAATGTCAGTTTAGCATTAGTAAATATATGCTAccgtcgattgagtcttaactcgattgacatTTGTATTATTGTCAATACAGAAAGACGTAAGTTCGAGTGCATTGAAACGTATTGTCCTCTTATTTAAAGGTTGGAGAAAACTATGgatagttctaggcattgtattGATGGATCGGATTATATAGACCTGAACCAATTAATATATCCATATTGGAATTTTCTAACTTCTAATATGAGTATTTAAATCTACATTAATTTCACGTAAGTGTTATCAAAggtttaatttcataatatgGTTGAGATTAAAGCTAATAATGGATTTCACATAAGTGTTATCAAAggttaattttcataatatggCTGAGATTAGAGCTAATAATGGGCCGATTTCGGGTTCAAGTTGGGTTAGTACACTAAATCatggcttttttttttggaacaagtacgttttaaaaaaatccaccacaatattttaaatgaaattattagcCACATTAATTAGACTATTGCTTAATCACCTTTTAACTAATCATACTAAATATTCTTGTGGGAATGGGTATATTCAAGCCAAAAATTCACTTcaacattttaactgaaatgATTAACGTGTTAATTATTTGAACTaactataattataaaaatagatgaaaattatttcaaattaaattataaactaaacctaaaattGAGTatgataaaaggaccaaaaccacaaattgatattataaaagtagatgagaaaattatgttaaatcataggaactaaatctcaaatatgcatataataaaAGAGTAATAAAAGGGCCAAAACCacaatttgacattttttttacatttgtcTTTGGGATAATGGCATGTTTTACCCCtgtattttaacaaaattgtcAATGTAGTACTTCTACTTtcaatttgtttgttttggtACCTGTACTTTCTATATTTTGGTACCCCACCTGACCGCGTTAAAATGTGTCAGATTTTGGCACAGGCCCATTGGATGAGAGACACGTGACATGATTAATAGGAAAAGTTAAAAAGGTTAGGAGATAAGGACTTGGgaaaaattttcccttttcataTTTCTAGATCTTAAATaacgaaaaagaaaacatatccCAGGTTATATATCAGCAGCAACGTGTGATgatccttaattaaactaattaggaacaaaaagaaaggaataaaatttaaactaataaacCAAGTCCCTTACTCTATATCTAACAGATTATCATCTCCCCCATGAGGTAAAAAAACCAATGAAGCtggtcatcatcatcatcgtcatcaACAGCAtcaagaggaagaagaagagcagCCATTAGTTCCAACATGAGCAACACTATTGTTTTCGAAGTTCGAAGCCTCTAAAACAAGGTATCGGTTTTGAGTTTTGTGGATAgagaataagtaaaaataaacactttatAAGAGCTTTCTCCGTCTTGCGTCTAACCCAATTCGAGTTTAAAATAATGAGACCCAATGTAACTACGGATACAACAGAATAAGAAACTTACTTTCTGTTCCCCAATAGACAAAACAAAACGATTAATGCAATGGTATATTCTAGTCATACGACAAAtccccaaaaacccgaaaacaaattAGTATTAGAACAAAGTATGGGGGAGGTGACTGACCGGTGAAACATCAATTGTCGGGTTTGTTGTCGTCTTCGTTGTTGCCAAGAGGGTTATCGGTACTGATTGATGCAGCCAAATTGCGTCGCTCATCAGCATTGGCAGTAATAACCGGCATCCATACATCGGCAGTGCCACTCAAAAGGGATCGCACCTGCGGGTCTGCTGCCATGGCAGAGGATATCATCTCATCCACACCGTCTAACTTAGCCGATAACTTGTCCAACTCTCTCGCGATTTCCAGCTGATAACACATAAATACATACAAGATTAAGAAATAAGAAGACAAAAGTGAGCAATTTCCGACTGATAGAGAATAGTTCAGGATTTGGCCCTGGAAAAATATATACCTCATCAAGGCTGTGTGTAGACTTGGAAGGAACTTTTGTAACCTCCAATCCAAGGGCTTCGATTTTCGAACGCAGTTCAACTTCTTCCTGGTTAGTCAATGCTtctacctatatatatatatgaatcacAAAGCATGGTGTTAATTAAGGCTTAGAGGAATCAAGCTTGAACAAACAAGCCTCTGTTCTTATTCATTAGTCTGTTTTTAAGCTTATTCGCGTGTTGTTcgttaataatttcaaatttgtgcTCGTGTTTCTCTACTTCAAATAATgtgttcatttttcttctttaaattaaacaaacttATTAGTGAACAATAACGAAGGTTTCTGCGAAGAATGTTCATtaagaaagaattgaatatATTCGCAATGTTCACAAACAATTATAAATCTAAACCTAATAATGaatgataatttaaaaagaaaaaacataaatgaaCATATTTCTTACACAGTAATACTTATTGATTATATAATAATCCAATAATAAACAaacttaaacaaacataaacaaGCTCGTTCATGttcaatttgtttaaaaaacGAGACATATATTCGTTTATTTAGctcaataaacaataaaaaatctaaCTATTGATCAAAAAGCTCGATTCATTTAGAGCCCTAGTGTGAATCTGTAATCTAGCTTATGAATACCGGTAGCAATTTGGATCCTTAACCAAACAATAATTCAATGTCTTCGTTTTGGTAgggcaaaaagaaaagagataaaGGAAAAACGAATGCGAAATTTGTTCATTAAGTCGAAACAATTTCAGAAGTAAATCAAGTGAATTTCGATTCATTAAGACCGAAACCTAAGAATGGAGAAGGAATTGAACAAAATACGGggtaaaattgaatgaaatatcgAAAAATATACCTGATGGAGTAGATTGGAAAGGAGGTGGAAAAACTGTGCGTCTGCCGTTTTGCCTTCTTCGGCTGCCATTGAAAATCTTTGAAATCTATGTGATGATTGATCTCAAATCTCAATAATTTCTTCACCGAGTTGCCtaagtttttttcctttttacctTCAGAATCCCATTTGCCACGTCTTTGACTCGTTAAATAACTCCTTCCATCACTTACACCTGCCAGTGTCCCCATACGCTCCTACTTCCCTTAccccattattatttttttcttaattattggTTAAAATTTTCCATAAGTCCCTGTACTCttggtaaatttaaaatttagtctctctacCCTTATTTCTAGGAATTTAGCCTTtctacttttcatatttcaaaattcaggtccAACTGTTAACgttgttaaaattatttgttagaTTCAGATTCATTacaacatcattattttaattatattgttaCCAAGTAagtatcttttatttaaaatgtcagGCAAATAAATCTAGCAAAAAAAATAGTGTTAACAAGTAaacctaaaatctaaaaagttgagagattaaattgatggaaataaaagtatatgaactaaattctaaatttacccaaagtacaaggacttatgaataataactttaattattattaacattagaTTATCACATTCTCATTtctcaatatataaaaataataattaatttatacaaaataaaatcagggtttgaaaaatataaaatatttagaaagtttgatatatttttatttttaatttaaataacttttataaattttatacaaaagtaTAAAAGACAAAAACGCTTTATAATAAgagtttataatatttgttaactgctttaaattttagttttttttaaatattttcattcattttataacGTTAACTTAatcacatatttaaattatggtataattttattttatcattttcatcattttcatttacattcaagtcaatttcaagtttaaattatttcaatttagatCAGATATCATTCATATTTGGCGAGGcgaaacttgaaaattttttatggtgacgaaattaaattataattttacgatagtaaaatataatttcactattttaataatctatttatagtttttaaaggattgaatcaacttttataattttaggggtggccaaagtataattttatctttctaatttaaaattttaaagaacttaaatgaattttttccaGTTTAGGGTTCCTCTTTTAAGACAGTAGAACTTATAAAATCCATTTCCCTCTTTCTCTGTCCATCCatttctccctctttttttctttttcttcttttttatcctCTCAAAATCCTTTTTCTGTTGCAGAATTTACTCCTTTTTAGTTTTGTGGAGTATGCCAAAAGCTGGGGTTTTTCCTGGTAAGTTCTTCTGGTGTGGATCTTTATGTAGCTTATTTTATATGGGTTTTTGATCATTGGTCCATAAATTCAAGGATTGATTTCATATTGGACCTGAGTTTTGATTGCATGGAATGGGGTTTTCAGCTAATTTTCTGATTTGGGTTTTGATTATTTGTTGATGAAGTTAAGGGTTTTCTTTGGCCAAAAATAAAGTTGAAGTTTTGATTGCCTTGGCTtggtcttcttctttttttgctattgatttgaaaagaaaaaaaaagttgagatTTTGATTGTCTATTTATGTTTTCTACTTATTTTCTAACACGGGTTTTTAATTATTGGTTGATACAGTTAAGCTTCTCTTTCTGTCAGATCCAATCAATTTGAGCTTAgttctatttttccatttacTTCTTCATCTTGAagtctttatttttaaacaaactGATAGTCTGGAGATCTGACTTGTATCTGATAGTTCcttggtttttgttttgttcctTAAGATTTATGAATCGTagtttctctttattttcccGTTTATCTTTCTTATGTCATATATGCAGATGATCAGCTGATAGGCTACTTTGATctgtttaattttttgattaCTTCATCTATGTTTCTTTAGCCAGagtttacatatatgtatacatgtatatacatatgtgtCTGTTTGTGTGTggtgttaaatttatattttgactgtgtatataattttattggttagatGCTGCAAGTTTATCAGGGAACTTTGGGTATTTGTTGACCagtatatttattcaatttttaataggtTAACTAAGGCCTATTTTTGGGTGGGTTGAACTTATATCAGTACTAGCAGATTAGAGGTTCTCTCAAGTTTCAGACATATTTGAGTTCCTATCTTGGAACAATGATGATGTTTGACGAGATGGAATTTGTGGGGATATGGATTTCTTCAGTGCTCCACTTGGGGAAAAAGATGTGGCAGCCTCACAAATTGAACCAGAGGCGACGGTGGAGGATGATTATAGTGAAGAAGAAATTGATGTGGATGAACTTGAGAGGAGGATATGGAGGGACAAAATGCGTCTCAAACGGCTTAAAGAGCAAAATAAGTGCAAGGAGGGGATTGATATTGCTAAACAGCGCCTGTCACAAGAACAGGCAAGGAGAAAGAAGATGTGTGGGTTCTCACGGCTGTGATCAAGCATATAtgctcgttttctttagtttaccttctgctACGCGATTGGAAtgggaatgggtcagaagatttctttctgaccattaaaaatcaatgttcaaactttttgatgttgtaaaattatataacatatggattatgatgtagaatttcattttcatctaaccttttcttaatataagttaattatgtttatgcagaatataattctcaagttatattttgattttagtaaattcatataagaacattttattattaagaattttatgaaattatatatcattattaaattatatttaatattaattattttaaattgtataaattcatataagaaaatttattatcaagaattttatgaaattatatatcattattaaattatatttaatattaattattttaaattgtataaattcatataagaaaatttattatcaagaattttatgaaattatatatcattattaaattatatttaatattaattattttaaattatataaattcatataagaaaatttattatcaagaaatttatgaaattatatattattattaaattatatttaataataattattttaaattatacaaattcatataagaaaatttattagttttaattattttaaattttattaaaccatatattttaattaaaatatatttaatattaattatttcaaattatattttatagtatcatatattatgattttagtaaattcatataagaatattgattattaagaattttattaaattatatattttaattaaaatatatttaataataattatgttaaattatcttttatagtatcatatattatgatttgagtaaattcatataagaatattaattattaagaattttattaaattatatatatttaattataatatatttaacaataattatgtttaaatatgattaaattatttattattgatattaataatcttattaaaatttaaataacaataacaataatcatttacccaaacaaatttatgctaagggtattctagtcattttagttttttccttatgctattacacctctatttcattcaaccaaacacaagaatactattacgcctctattccattacattcaaccaaacaattgatttgctattacgcctctattccattacacctctattccattacgcctctattccaatacagcgaaccaaacgtgctgttaGATCGGTAGGATTTAaagcttaggtttttttgggaTCGAATACATAATATAGTCTATTTGAGTTAGGATAATTTTGAGTTAAGATAGTTTCGAGTTCATGTAAATTCAATTTTGCTTTCTAGActttttgaatttcgagttcaaatcaaaattgacaattttattGATCTAATTATgtctaaaacttttgaaatttaatctttctGCTTCGAATtctaagaatttagtcctttttcttgtctgatttaaaattaaagtctatttataacattattaattagcTTCAATTAGATTTGGACATGTGttataaattggattttaaaaatcgaaactttgaattttaaaataaaataacattattaatttcaaagattaaatttcaaatgtaaaaTAACATGAAGATTAGATGCATAATTagactaaaatgattttaacataGAACTTCTAATACTCATTATCATGAAAATGTACTTTTTTTGactgtttaaaatttaaaacatatatatatataaacaactttaatatgataaaattattacgTTGTTTGACATGAGAATTAAGATCGTACTGCACCTcgattatatgtaaaaatacccttattatattattatttagcttataatttattaaattattatattataccaTAACACCAAACATCAAACTTAGTCAAGTAGTTTATTAGAAGCATAGATAATgcttattttatcaaaatttgtccTACCAACATAAGCAAAACCTATATAATGATATCactataaaatttagttaattaaagtaattatttattcataCTAATAAAAACCAAGGTAATTAGTAGTAACTAAACCAACAGGGTGTGGTTTTTAACCATCCACCCTTCCCTTGATATTGAGAACCTATTCCAAAGCCAATAATACCACACCATTAACAAATCAATATGAAGCTCTAAACCCAAACTATAACACTCACACTTTAACATAAAAACTTGGGTCACTGCCTTTACACTCTAGTAGTTCCTActctattattaaaaaaaaaaaaacctaccatatatataaaataaactcatcaTATCAGGAATTCAGGAGGCCCCTGTATGTCATTGCTTTCTTCGGATGCTTGCTAATCGTCCCATCAGTTCCCTAAGGCTGCAgctgcagcagcagcagcagcatcACTTCGGAACTGTTCTACAAGGGGAGGTAGCAGAAGTGCAAGCCTTGTTTTGTATCTCACGATTCGTTTCAAACGTTCTTGTCGTAACCTATGACAAAAACAACAATCATTGGTCGTATACACAGTCATCTTAGGCGTTCTGTGTTGAAATTCGAAAAGATACTATTTGAGGATAAATGAGAAACAAAGTGAAAAACATTggaaaaaatgaattaaaagattAATGTTTCAATTTCTCAGACACCAGCATAAAATGACTACAGCAGCTAAATTTCATGAGAAATTCACCAAATTgcaaataatgaattaaaagaaactTACCTTGATCTAACCTTTTTAGCCCGATTAATATGCCTTTTCAACAGATCTTCTGTTGACAAATTCTCAACTGATTGCTCGTCCTAAAATCAGGAAACAGGAATCAGCTCAGtctaagaaaggaaaaaaaacaaatatgaaattgCTTATTCTGGTTTTAAGAACTACTGCAAGAATGCCAACGAACATGCAACTGCCCTTATTAT
The Gossypium raimondii isolate GPD5lz chromosome 8, ASM2569854v1, whole genome shotgun sequence DNA segment above includes these coding regions:
- the LOC105790269 gene encoding non-specific lipid transfer protein GPI-anchored 14, which produces MLNSDELCLKLRILVLVIATIFMVSAAGVMGGDSGEDKDKEECTEQLVGLATCLPYVGGNAKAPTPDCCSGLKQVLKNNKKCLCIIIKDRNDPDLGLNINVTLALSLPSVCNAPANISKCPELLHMDPNSPEAQVFYQLSKSSSSNGGLQSPASAPTASVGGSPISSSEGEKSPELQKGHGNCYGCRRNTWVIVTLWTFLLCYFMPYF
- the LOC105790271 gene encoding uncharacterized protein LOC105790271, which produces MAAEEGKTADAQFFHLLSNLLHQVEALTNQEEVELRSKIEALGLEVTKVPSKSTHSLDELEIARELDKLSAKLDGVDEMISSAMAADPQVRSLLSGTADVWMPVITANADERRNLAASISTDNPLGNNEDDNKPDN